The following is a genomic window from Carassius carassius chromosome 24, fCarCar2.1, whole genome shotgun sequence.
AATGGCAATGAAAAGCTCCCGAAGATGAGGAATTTCTTCTTATTCATTGGAGTTATTCAAGTTTATGAGGAGAATTAATTGGAAATAAATTTGAGATTCTTCTCTATACATGCaggttacttttgttttctttttaaatatgaaattgaaTTGACTGGACAAACACATCTGTGGTGTGTTGATCCAAACTTCTGTGAAGCAAGCAGAATATTTCAAGTCAGTTCGCTTTAGTTGGGTTGAATAAGGATATTGTAAATATTATGAGAGCAAGAGATCATCAGTGAATATGTTTACATGTacaacaaaacataaataaatgtgataaatCGAaattttaaaatctcaaaatttaaaaattaaattccaAATGTAAACGTCTTaccaatgtaaaaaataaataaaatatttaattaaaaaaaaagatgaaaattaaattaaaagagaaaaacttatgaaaaattttaaatgatgccttggcaactaactgaagtaaaacaattttgaagtactaaaattaaaacaaataaaaataaatgaaataaaaataaatgaaaactaaatagaaataaaaatgacaaaatcacataaaatagctaaaattaaaatgaaaataaaatggaaaatatacaaATACTATCGGTTGTGAAATTAAAGCATAAACAGATAAACTCACATGACGTGCACATAATAAGTTACCAGAactttaaacaattaaaacatttacatatacCAGATAAAAGAATGAAGCTTAAATTTGTGCATGTAAAAATAGTAGTAACAAGGTCTGGATTTATGGTGGCTATACATTCAGCTGCAGTCCTTCATCATATTTTTCTTCTCCACTTTTCTGGCAGAACAAACATAGAGGACACAAATTGAGTTAACGTCATACTTTCTCTTATTCGCTCTCCCTTCCCACTCACTCACATTTCCCATATTACTTTGAAATGGTTAACTTTCTCCATGTCTCTTCTTTCTCACACACGGCTGTGTAAAGACAGGGAACTGACTGATTGGATTTGCCTTGGACTCTTGGCTGAGTTAAAGTGGGTTAATGGATATTGGAACATAAAGATTGTAAATGAGAACATCTTCTCCCAGTCTCCATTCCTTCCCTTCGTCATATCAAAGCTCTTTTCATTATTGGGTTAGAACTTAAAGTGAACGTAAATGTGAGAGAGTTATTATGGACCAGTTTatgggtttttaaaaaataacctGAGCTTGTAGTGTCACATAAGTCAAGGCTGATTTAATGAAGATAAGCCAGAACTCAGATACACTGCCGGCTCATAAGCGAGAAAGCACAGAAaatcttttatttatgtatttcttttttgttgtctGCTCCTAAAAGCTGCTTCTTAAACCTCTACTAAACAGTGAAATTACTTAGTGAAAACTAAttacaaattgtttttttgtaGTTTCTTTTACTATTGTTtatagcattcaaaagtttggggccaatAAGATTCAATTTTTTGAAAGACATTAATAGTTTTACTTTACAGGGAAATATTAAATTGGACAAAAGTGACATtagagacatttgtaatgttacaaacggtttctattttaaacaaatgctgttcttttggactttattttcagcaaagaatcctgaaaaagtaatacaatataacagttattactgttgttttaacaaataaatccagctatggtgagcataaaagatttatttcacaaacattaaaaaatcttaacaacctcaaacttttgaattgtagtaattattatatactgtatatatttatactgttttatatattatacatgtgGTTTGGGTgccatcattcaatattcaataatgcatactgtatgcattttAGTTCTGCTATtttagcctctctctctctctctctttttttctatctctttctctttctctctcactcttgttCTCCATCAGCCCATAAGGGACAGATGTAAAAACAGATTCAGATTAATGCACAAAAATCCTCAAGCAAAGGCATGCTTTGCTTCAAGGAAGAATTCAAAATCAGAGGACGGCATGAGTCGTGATGCTTCTactctttccaaaaaaaataggACAGTTGGACTAAACGCAGACCTCTTCCCTGCAGATAGTGAAATTATGCATATCATGTTCAGTAATGAGAGTGAGAGTTGAATTCATCACAGCACACAATCGGCTGTATTACTGCAGATGTAAATCACATTCATTAATATCTTGTGATGGGAACAATAGCCAATAGCTCAAAGCCCCCACAAGCCCTTATTAAAGCCCTTGATGATAGAGGACTAGCATAAAGAGACTTGCTGAGTAATCTAGGGGCCTAGAGATCCTTTCTTTCACCATTCCACGCTGGGCTCTCATTTCACCTGGAGATTATAGCTTGCTGTCCATAAAAGGGTTTCGCATAGTTCATTTCTATTGATCTCAAATAATGGCAGATATGACCAGGTTGCAATATAAATGTAACACTCTGTTGGTTATTGTGGTTGGAGAAGTGGACTGATTCAGTGATTCAAAAGCATTCGGGGCACTTCTTGTCTCTATTGCTGTCTCAGTAGTCTGTCCCGTTCCCCACCCCCTCCTCAGGCACATATACACTCTCTCACGCATGCATACACAATCACATGCTACAGCACATGCGAGCACCATGGACCCAGTGACTCGGCTGCAGATAAATGGCTATTGAGGGAATGTGGAATAAAGCTTGTGAACAGGCTTTCCATTGTGAGCACTGAACCCTTCAGTGAGGATCAGTAGCACATGAGATGAGTGCTGGACTGGACCACTCTGCTGTCACAGTGCTGGGACAGGGAAGTTAAACAGGATATGGAGCTTTGCACAGTAAATGCCCAGAGTTTAAGGAAGTTAAAGTCTTCTAGTTATAGTGCTCTCAGAGAGAATGACACAGAACACAGAAACACCCTAAATCTGTCTGattaatgaaatgtttattttaacttaccatcatgttgtttcaaacatatatgactttgtttattttgcagaacacaaaagatattttaaaaaatgaaataaaaaatcctatacagtgaaagtcaatggggtccagtgttgtttttaaaatagaaactaaAGTCAATCATTCTAAAtagttttaatttgaaatattaacatttaaaatatgttttctattttaatacattttaaaatgtaatttattcctatgatggcagagctgtgttttcagcagccattttttacatgatttcttgATGAATTGATAGAACAGAACAAAAATCTTTTGTATACATTATTAATGTTCATCActtctgattaatttaatgcaccctgacctttatattatattatattatattatattatattatattatattatattatattatattatattatattatattatattatattatattatattatattatattatattatattatattatattatatatcactGACCTCATACTTGGAGTGTATGAATGGTGGTGTAGGACcaaaaatttttaaattaatttacaattttCATTCTTGGTGATCTCTTTAAGGGTATTCAGGTTTCTTACAAAGCAAGATATGTGAAGACTGGAACTGTGTTCATCTCAGCTGGTAGTCATTACTACTGTTctgttctctctgtctctctgcatgACACGCCCTCATTTTGTCTTTACCCTCTTTCTCATTGGTTCAGGCTCTGCTGCGTTGCCCAGCAACATGACATACTTTGGTAGTGCTAAAGATGATGAAGATTtagatgaggaagaggatgaggaagagaaaGAAGACAGTGCCAGCAATGCCACTTCTTCCTGCCAGTCCACTCCACGGAAGAGCAAAGGACCCAACAAATGCATCGCCAACGGTCATGGTACGTACACTCCTCAGACACACTGAAtaactacaaacacacacacttattctCATAAACTTTATCTTGCTTTgcgttttattttcagttttacttaAAATAGCGATTTACAATCCATTTTACTGTGTAGCGTTCAGTTTATTATTGCACTTCCAGTAGCAGACAGGTTGGACATTTGGTTCCATTTGGGGACCCCAATGAGGTGTGTTAAAATTCTGCCTCTTTCCACACCTTACAGTTAATGAGTCGTGACTATATACAGCCCTCACTGTCAGATCGACTACATTTGCTCTATACCATCCATATAATAAAGGTGCTCAATGTCTGAGTATGCACACACGCAAAAAAGCAAAGCctttacaatatataatataatataatataatattcaaagatttgaggtcagtaagactttttaaaagaaattaatgctttaagcaagaatgcattcaaattgatcaaaagtaaagacatttttttatattaaaaaagatttacatttcaaataattgctgtaCTTTTGAGGTTTCTTTTCATCAGAGTATCCTAAAAAAATGTATcgcagtttctacaaaaatattaaccaactgttttcaacactgataatgagaaatgttttttgatcATCAGCATAATTAATCAGAGTAGTAGAATGATCAtgtgaatgaagactggagtaattgctgctgaaaagtcaggtttgcaattaaaggaatgaattacattttaaattatattaaaatggaaaacaacatattttaattgataatgatatttcacagtttttactagattttttaatcaaatatattgcTGAGTGTAAGAGTCttcttaaaagaaaaaattgaaaatatctTATTGAccacaaacatttaaatgttagtgtatttatttattaatttatacgtaaatattttatatgtgtTAAAATATAGATTGTTTCATAtgctatatatacatattttcatgactatttaTGCTATATTTATGTgtactaataattattttatttgtttttttattattattaaagggggGGGGGTAGTGATGAACTAAGAAATCAATATTCCCttaatcttttgacatataagagatcattttactataaaaaaaacatcctgtacatttcagaactcaaaactttttagttaagtctaaaaacagctgataatgaagccaatctgccaaaacgacaggttgtggaatgtgccactttattaCATAATAGTGTGGCTATAAACACCGCCTCCATACAAGAAGAAGATCagcgcctgcttctacatcactgcctgtttagccccacccacagaTTCATGCATGTAGTGTAAATAAAGAGAGAAACAAACGCAGGCCTTCACTGAAACCATACAATAAAGACACTGTGTGGTGTCGCGTCAGTAAGAAATTGGTCGTTTTTTCACTTCAGTTTACAGCGGATTCTAAATTTGGCCATTAAGCTCAACGTCGCTCCATCTCCGTCTTTTGAGATCTTGCCCCATTTCTTTCTGTCTCTGGGTTTGTAACCGGACCCTAATGCCCACTCAGCAAAATATGCAGTGTAATCTGACACCTCGGTAACCCAATACTGCTCCACATACTCAACACATGTCTGAGGGGCTCCGAACAAACTACAACCATACACCCGTCACCTCGCTTGGGGTTTGAGGTCAGATTGGACCTCGAGGATAAACACAGTGATTGTGTCTGAAACTGTGAACGGCTTTCAgggtttttaaatttattttattcttctcAAATGTGCCCCATGCTGATGAGATACTTGAACACTGACCAAGAGTTTTTAGTGGAAGTTCTCCTGCTCTAAATTCAGTCTCTGTGTGTTGTGACTGCATCGTGTTGAACGGAAACTGTGTGCTACCAATTGAAGATGGGAGTCATGTTGAGCATACATAGTTTATAACGAAACCAGAGCCAATTCTCCTAACATATTGTACGAGACCACACACTAAATATGACACTTTTATGTGCAACATTGGGTGAACTCCAAACTGTTTGAATGATAAGTTGGTCCCTCTAGAAGCTTTCATTTACTAAAGTGACCCAAAGAGCATTTCAGTACTTGTTTAGTGTTTTACTGCGTACATGGTTCAGTTCACCATCTATTTAGCTAATAGAGGCTCAAAACTTTGAAAACTTTGCTTCTTTTGTCCATGTGCAATGCGGGTGGCTCTCAAGATGAATGAAGATCTGTTATAGTAGATTTTCATGCAATATTATCTTGTTCTTACATTCAAAAGAAAGAGATTTGTCTTTAGCTGTTTGGAAAAAGTGAGCACTTTAGTGGCATTCAGTCATTTGTGTTACTGTGTATTGATGTTCATCTGAGACCTGTTAGCAGCTTTGCTGTTACAATATTTGAGCTTTAAAATCCCATAAATTCTGGTTTGTTAGACAAGGCCTGTATGCAGACTCCGTTAACTGCTTGGCTGTCTTTTATAAGAGCAATTTACAAGTCAAGTACGCATAAAGTGCAAAGCAAGACTCAAACCTGGATCTTTTTCCACTACAAAACTACATCATCTGGTTTAGGTCACCTGGGAGGAAAACCATCTGGTTAAGTCAGTCAATTTAGTGCGTATTACCATCAGGCATTATGCACCCTTGTGCATTGTAATACAGACAAATAAACCCCCCatcaaaataaagacataaatacattttcttttgctTTTAGTAATTAAATATGCCGATATTCAACAAAATTTGCTGAAAGACTTCTTAACATCATATATGTTGTATGCTCTCTCCTCTACCAGTATTTAACGGACATAGACAAACTGCTGAGGAAAACGAGAGCAGTTTAAGGGCCAGAGGGAGAGACGGGGTCCATGGGAAGGAGAAGAACACTGTAGCATCAGCTAGGACCTCCACTACACACAATCTAAGACCCAACAGGGCTgtacaagaacaaaaacaacAGGTACGActggatttctgttttgttttcattgttcaggcatttttctgtattgtttttctATGACCTCGCCTTcattttcttgtgatctcaacaTAACAATAATAGTTCTCTCCCAATCTTGAGCAAATTTTTACAAGAGAAAAAGAAGTATTGCTCATCATTTCTCTGGACAACTGCAAAGCATTTATTATCAACTAATTTACTATCAAAGCATTTAATTAACATCTATCAAGCATTATTTGGACCTCCCAGTCCCACGAGCTGCCTAGAAGCGAAACTGACCACAAGTTTGCATCACTTTAGTGTTTACAACAATAAAATTGTAGCTTTCTTCCCAAGTGTATGACACTGATATGGAAGTGATCTGTCACTGACAGACATATAGCTGTTTCAGCTTAAGTGAGTCCCAGATGAATTTAGAATTGAACTTGCTCATCCATGATGCAGTAGGATATATATTGGGTTTAGAAATGGCTTTTGTTACCTCCAGACCAaccaaaaaaaaggagaaaatttGTGGTGACGACAAAAACAGGAAaagatttataaattaaaaaaaaaaaaaaattaacagggaatcagatttataaatgttattttataaaatatattttataacagaCTGTCTTAttacagtaagatttatttttatatgctgatATTTGTTGCTGTTATACACCTCAATATATGCTTAGCTGCTCTCTGAATAACCTTTACTATCAATGAATGATGAATAATTGAAAAGCAAAACATTTTCAACTTTCGTGAAATACTGTGTGTCATCTCCACATACAGCATTATCTATTAGAACATTATTTTCTAATGCAGTGTCATTTGCCTCTGTATACTGTTTGTGGGATAACAGAGACTAAGTAGGATCCATATATGTTGGTCCTGCTTTTTCTGCCAGAGCGTCCTATGTGCTCGAAGAGTAGCATGTTTAGCTTTACCCTATCCGTACTATCCTGCAGCAGGTCTATAGCAACACATGATGTCATCTCTCCTCCACCCAACCCCCCTCTCTCTCCACACACAGTCAAATCCAGTGGGGTGTGCAAGTACCACATACTGGGTCCAGTTTTTTGTAAACATGAACTGCCTCCATGTGGGGGAttatttctagatctgttgtagtTTCTGTAAAGGAACTTTGGTTTTTGAGTCAAATTAATCGTCTCCCATCCCCCATCAATGCAAATGGAACAATCATAGTACATGGCCCAGGTCACGTGCAAGAGCTCCCTGAAAAAAAGAAGGAACGGCTCCACTGAGCCCCCTAGTGGAAGAATATGGTCACTTTTAGAGTGAATAAATAGAGGTCACTGTTATGCATTCAATTTGAGGAAGTTGTGTTTGCTTCTTCTTGACATCACCACACCCAGTCCTTGCCTTTAAATCACATGTCATCCGTAAAAGTAGAGCAAACACCAAACTCATGTTGTAGCACTGCAGAACCGCAGTGTTTACTGTAGCACAGACAATTGCAGCAGGATCATAGTTTTTAATTCCTGAGCAATGCGTGTACTGATTAAATCGAaaagaatttagtttttttttttagataaaaaatctgtgatttaagttgctttagataaaagtgtatAGTATAAACATATGATGATGTATGTTATAGCTTGTTATATGTGTTTTAAACTTGATTAAAAAGACTGAAGTGACACAGCAGCTTGAATGTTGTGTTTACTGTATACTCAGTTTTCTAGagtgtaaataaatgaaatatcaaaTCAAATCATTTTTGTCATCCCTCAGCCCTCCAAAGTGAATGGATCCGCTGTCAGTTCTAGGAAGACGAGAGAACCCTGCACTCCACCGACCAAAGCTGTGAAATACCCCAAGGGCCACATGACTTACACCAAAGCCAGACTGCTCAAAGAGGCCAAGCTCAGCCTGAGCACACGCACCCACACACACCCTCAGCACTCCAACTCAGGAAAAGAACAAATCAGCCACGCCAAGATGCAAAAACAGGTGCTATCACCAGCATCCGCTGGGAGGCTCTGTGGGACGGACACTTTCCCACCCAGACGAAACGGACTGAGACAGTCAAAGAGGCAGTTGGAGTTAGCTGGGGATAGTCTGACCGGAGCAGAGGTCGAGGTTAAGAGGGTCAAAGTACAAGTGGTTCCCTTGGAGACGCGGAGTAGGAAAGCAGCTCAGGAGACGCCGGTGAGACCCCAAGTGACAGGATCGCAACGGCCCAAACGGACCTCGGCGGGGAAGCTCATGTTCACCAAACAGATGCACTGTACAGCCAAGAACAGCCCCACTACCTCAACACGAGACATTTTAAAACCAGCCAACTCCCCAAAAATATCAGAGACCCCCAAAACAAGCAATTCACTAAAACAAGGCAATCCTTCTAATACGACTGAGCCCCTCATCCAAGCGGGGCCTAAAGAGCGAGGCCGGCGCAGCACGGAGGCCATGGATGTTCCTGTTTTCTATCCCAGCACACGCGAGTTCCATGACCCACTGACTTATATGGAGTTTATGCGGGGGCAAGCGGAGGCGTATGGGTTGTACCGGGTTGTTCCACCAGCGGATTGGCATCCCGAGTGTAAGCTTAAAGAGGAGATGCGCTTTGTCTCGTACGTGCAGCATGTGCACAAGCTGGGTAGACGCTGGGGCCCGAATGTACAGCAACTGGCCTGCATCAGGAGACACCTGCGGACACAAGGCATTAATATGGAAGAGCCTCCACTTATAGGTAAAAAGTGCTGGACAGGAAAACAATGTTTTGAGGGCATAATTAACAGTCAGAGACAGTGCTGGGGagtaaataaaaggcatttatagcaaaatattcttccaaataatcacaatttttttattttaattgtattttattttttacttgtatttatctttatacgttttattaacaaaatattgtttatatataatattacatttattttacaaattttaaccTTGTTATGAAACTGCGTTGTCACTAGCTTGACTGCAGTGCTTCAGATTATGAAGCAGAAGCTACAGTTTCAAAGGATCTTTCCTTATACAGGTCATAGGTCCAACATATTTTATATCCATACCCATTACATCATTTGCAGCAACGCAGTTATTTATTTGGATCCTTTTTGCATCCTTTTAGGTGGCTGTGAGCTGGACCTGGCCAGATTCTTCCAGATCCTCAATGAAATGGGGGGAATGCAGCAGGTGACAGACCTGAAGTCGTGGGGCCGTCTCGCCGATCTGCTGGGCATCCCGCGCTCGGCTCAAGATCGGCTGGCCAAGCTCCAAGAGGCGTACTGCCAATACCTGCTCTCCTATGACTCCCTGTCCCCAGCCCAAAGGGCCCAGCTGGAGAAGGAAGTGCTGGCAGAGAAAGAAGCCCTGGAGAAAAGAAGTGGGCCTCTAGAGGGCCAGGGAGACATATCCCAGCATGCCGCTCTGCTGCTTCCACGCTCCGAGCCCAAAAATGGGCTTGTGAATGGAGCGTTGCACCGAAGTGGAGCACGTGAGCATCTCAGAGAGCTGGACCCCACGGCAAAGACCACCCGGCAGAGAAGACTAGAGAAGAGAGGGGAGGAAGAAGGGGTGATAAATGACCATCACAAGTGCATTTACAGGGTATTTTTGCTTGATTGTTTGGAATTACATTTATGAACATGGTCTTTTTGAAGCATCATTGTTTGTCCATCTTTCACAGGGAAAGTCGTTCTCTCTGACGACGTTCTTCAGGGCAGCCAGGAATACTATGAACATGTGCTTCAGCAAAGAGCCAGACACTGCTGAAGTTGAGGTACATCTTCATGTTGACAAGCTGTTTTCATCATGTGCAGAAATAAGTGATGTTGTTTTTAATCATGTTCACTGTCATGCCTTTTCACTTTTACAGAGGGAGTACTGGAGATTGGTTGAGGAAAAGGAATGCCATGTTGCTGTGCATTGTGGGAGGGTTGATACAAAGACTCATGGGAGTGGATTTCCTGTGGGCAAATCTGAGCCATTTTCAAAGTAagggttttaaagggatagttcacccaaaaatgggccactgaaaattctgtcataatttaccctCCTTCCATTTGTTCCaatcctgtatgagtttctttcttctgctgaacacaaaagaaggtattttgaagaatgttggtaaccaaactgttgatggtagccattgactgccATCAAAATCCAGTAATTATAATAGGATTCATGATATGAAATTTTGTGTGAGGGTGAAAGATTTCCACACACAGATTTCCCAACGGGTTGAAGTTGGTCACTCAGATTCACCACGTTGACCAACAAGAAGCTGCTTGCTTTGACAATGACGTCTGCGTGAGCTTTGCGTCATACATCGCTACACTGTTGACAACAGACAATGGATCTTTTTTTGCCTGTGCAATTTCTCAAATATGAATGCACTATTGTTATATTATAAGTGTTTTTTAATATTAACTTGGTGTAAAAACATAGGGAATAAGCAGGCACGATTAACTATCCAATATTGGCTGATATTGTACATCCCTAGTTGTATATGTACGaataaacatcatttacatttttattgacatttataaACTCTGTTATAAATATAATACCAATCAATACTATTACTGAAATGCAAAAATGCTTTAATAGTATATACAACCTTATTGTACAGTGTTACTTGTAGAAGACAGGGTTTTATTTAACCCTGTTTTTGTGCATTATTTTTAGACGGTAACTTTGATTTCTTTTCGCTCTCAAGGCATGGATGGAATCTTACTGTCCTGTCTAATAACTC
Proteins encoded in this region:
- the LOC132103063 gene encoding protein Jumonji-like; the protein is MSRERPKRNIIQKKFDDNDGIPWSEERVVRRVLYLSLKEFKTSQKSKVENGTGRVNGSFVNGHLNGSGAKAGLFAGSCKSDRTHAVQSKECSHEYSIEEPVRKRPRLQAQRKFAQSHPSSPNATPLKMLEAMPPSPAMLNHLTRRKPKTEDFLTFLCLRGSAALPSNMTYFGSAKDDEDLDEEEDEEEKEDSASNATSSCQSTPRKSKGPNKCIANGHVFNGHRQTAEENESSLRARGRDGVHGKEKNTVASARTSTTHNLRPNRAVQEQKQQPSKVNGSAVSSRKTREPCTPPTKAVKYPKGHMTYTKARLLKEAKLSLSTRTHTHPQHSNSGKEQISHAKMQKQVLSPASAGRLCGTDTFPPRRNGLRQSKRQLELAGDSLTGAEVEVKRVKVQVVPLETRSRKAAQETPVRPQVTGSQRPKRTSAGKLMFTKQMHCTAKNSPTTSTRDILKPANSPKISETPKTSNSLKQGNPSNTTEPLIQAGPKERGRRSTEAMDVPVFYPSTREFHDPLTYMEFMRGQAEAYGLYRVVPPADWHPECKLKEEMRFVSYVQHVHKLGRRWGPNVQQLACIRRHLRTQGINMEEPPLIGGCELDLARFFQILNEMGGMQQVTDLKSWGRLADLLGIPRSAQDRLAKLQEAYCQYLLSYDSLSPAQRAQLEKEVLAEKEALEKRSGPLEGQGDISQHAALLLPRSEPKNGLVNGALHRSGAREHLRELDPTAKTTRQRRLEKRGEEEGVINDHHKCIYRGKSFSLTTFFRAARNTMNMCFSKEPDTAEVEREYWRLVEEKECHVAVHCGRVDTKTHGSGFPVGKSEPFSKHGWNLTVLSNNSGSILRHLGAVPGVTIPWLNIGMVFSTSCWCRDQNSLPYIDYLHTGADCIWYCIPAEEKSKLDKVVHTLLQANGTPGLEMLERNIMISPEVLQRKGVKVYRTVQKSGQFMVCFPGTFVSKVCCGYSVSETVHFASPQWMKMGYEAAKDLKQRRIEEPFSTEKLLYQITTCERDNKQLMNAVSSLIKDLRDAEIRQRRDLFEAGLRLSARYGTHCESQADTKKQQRSRFTEDTADRRCQVCQHLCYLSMVVHESDNVVFCLECAFRYIQKRRSPRGLKMMFRYTEEQINCLVNQVCGRVLENGGVKQKAVGPSKTPAKRSPRNKSSALVPLSSGRS